In one window of Candidatus Sulfuricurvum sp. RIFRC-1 DNA:
- a CDS encoding divergent polysaccharide deacetylase family protein: MSKRPRPNHIFSLQRLGWGIVGFLLFLIALLIGYVIGFSQAEEELAAERVQTQMLVNQIKEIAAIDESYIPTPKPKENGQDLEIRRLKKELQSLLEKESQRSPAQVHKPEPIKPQHEYAPKDKQALPPPAPKRPVVLDSKGAKLVIIIDDVSYAHDVKAIQSTGLPLVMSFLPPSSRHPESAKLAQQQSRYMVHLPMEAMDFNDEEAVTLHITDSEEQMAKRISTLKQLYPAVRYMNNHTGSKFTADAEAMEKLIRVLKREGIVFVDSRTTGKTKVPEISRKLGTRYIGRDVFLDHQDGVANVKKQIKEAVEKARRHGTAIAIGHPRADTIQALKESKELLRGIQIVGIENI; this comes from the coding sequence ATGAGCAAACGACCTCGACCTAATCACATTTTTTCATTGCAACGCCTTGGATGGGGAATCGTCGGATTTCTCCTTTTTCTGATTGCACTTCTAATCGGGTATGTAATCGGATTTTCACAAGCAGAAGAAGAGCTTGCCGCCGAACGTGTTCAAACACAGATGCTCGTAAATCAAATCAAAGAAATTGCCGCGATAGATGAGAGTTACATACCTACCCCAAAGCCCAAAGAAAACGGGCAAGATCTTGAAATCCGTCGACTGAAAAAAGAGCTGCAATCTCTTTTAGAGAAAGAATCTCAGCGTTCACCTGCACAAGTGCATAAACCTGAGCCGATTAAGCCTCAGCATGAATATGCCCCTAAAGATAAGCAGGCGTTACCCCCTCCCGCTCCAAAACGTCCGGTAGTTCTTGATTCCAAAGGTGCAAAACTCGTCATTATCATTGATGATGTTTCGTATGCTCATGATGTTAAGGCAATTCAATCGACGGGATTGCCTTTGGTAATGTCGTTTCTTCCCCCAAGTTCCAGGCATCCGGAATCGGCTAAATTAGCACAACAGCAATCTCGTTATATGGTTCATTTGCCGATGGAAGCGATGGATTTTAACGATGAAGAGGCAGTCACTCTCCATATCACCGATTCTGAAGAACAGATGGCTAAACGCATTTCGACACTCAAGCAGCTTTATCCTGCGGTTCGCTATATGAATAACCATACAGGCTCCAAGTTTACCGCAGATGCGGAAGCAATGGAAAAGCTGATCCGCGTTTTGAAACGGGAAGGGATTGTTTTTGTCGATAGCCGAACGACCGGAAAAACGAAGGTTCCAGAGATATCGAGAAAATTAGGTACCCGTTATATCGGACGCGATGTATTTTTGGATCATCAAGACGGTGTAGCCAATGTTAAAAAGCAGATTAAAGAGGCGGTAGAGAAAGCTAGACGCCATGGAACTGCTATCGCCATCGGTCATCCAAGAGCGGATACGATTCAAGCGCTCAAAGAGTCCAAAGAACTATTACGCGGCATTCAGATAGTCGGGATAGAAAATATTTGA
- a CDS encoding DNA-processing protein DprA — protein sequence MSNTIHFDIPELFSMKRYPEKLSYRGSLDLLHRPKISIVGTRRPNPYTRSITLELSKKLSLSGMVIVSGAALGVDAIAHQGAGAENTIAVLPSGIDVRYPAANAELIEAIEKRGLTISPFERGFDAREWSFVVRNEIVVALGDVLIVTEADIDSGSMRSVEYALAMKKPIYVLPHRLRESAATRQLLRDGKAEAIDDIDIFVALVSQKGRNAMDDSPFFAFCRNAPTYEEVLAKFPKDIFEAELNGIVEVRNGRVYLE from the coding sequence ATGAGCAATACGATCCATTTTGATATTCCTGAACTCTTCTCGATGAAACGTTATCCCGAGAAACTCTCTTATCGAGGTTCTTTGGATCTTCTTCACCGTCCTAAAATCTCTATTGTCGGGACACGCCGGCCCAATCCTTATACGCGCTCTATTACACTGGAACTTTCCAAAAAACTCTCTTTGTCGGGTATGGTTATTGTCAGCGGCGCGGCACTCGGAGTTGACGCAATAGCCCATCAGGGGGCGGGTGCAGAAAATACGATAGCGGTTCTCCCCAGCGGTATTGATGTGCGTTATCCTGCGGCAAACGCTGAATTGATTGAAGCGATTGAAAAACGAGGGCTTACGATCAGCCCGTTTGAGAGAGGTTTTGATGCTCGCGAGTGGAGTTTTGTCGTCCGTAATGAGATAGTGGTTGCATTGGGGGATGTTTTGATTGTCACTGAGGCAGATATCGACAGCGGAAGTATGCGCAGTGTAGAATATGCGCTTGCGATGAAAAAACCGATCTATGTTCTTCCCCATCGGCTCCGTGAGAGCGCGGCTACGCGTCAACTTTTACGTGATGGGAAGGCTGAAGCGATTGATGATATCGATATCTTTGTTGCCCTGGTCAGTCAAAAAGGGCGAAATGCCATGGACGATAGCCCATTTTTTGCATTTTGCCGAAATGCACCGACCTATGAAGAGGTTTTGGCAAAATTTCCCAAAGATATTTTTGAAGCGGAATTAAACGGGATTGTGGAAGTGCGTAACGGGAGGGTCTATCTAGAGTAA